GGCCAGTGATCTGTTTGCCACCAACCTCTGATTGCAAATGGAGCTCCGTAGACCCTCCTGACCCCTTTCCACTGGGCTAGCTCCTGCCCCAGAGGTTTGTGTGACTGTCCCCCAGCTCTCTGAAGTCCTGGCTGGGGACTGGGAGCAGTCAGGGAGGGAAGGCTATGGGGACTACTGTCCTGTCCCCTTGGTCCTCCAGACAGCTGAGGCAGATTAGAAAGGTGGTCGGGACAGGCCATGAGAGGTGGTCCCAGGGGCCAGGGAGTCCGTCACCACATTGCCAAGTCATGCTCTTCCAAATCATGGTTCTAAAAACGTCTGGCTCTGTCTGCTCCACGAATGACACacggagaaactgaggcccagagggtggGAAGGGTGTATCCAAAGTGGCAGAAGGAGATAGGCCAAGCAGGGTTCAGTGCACCCTCTGAGGACCCTCTGAGCCTCATCCAGGGCCTAGCTCCCAGGGGCTCAGGGCCTTCCCTAGGGTTTCGGTTGGCGCAGTCGGGCTTGCAGTTCCTGCATCATGCCGGAGTGTGCCAGGCCAAACCTGCAGATGGAGACAGATGATGGGAGCCGGTCCCCCAGGGTCTGTGGCCTCCTCCGCACCCCAGCCCCGCCACCTCACTCTGTGCTTACCCACGTCCCAGGGGCCTTCTGGTTGGCAGTGGGGTCCCTTCAGGCTTTGGGGGACTTGGCTCTGGGGGTTTCTCTGGCTGGAGAAGGCTCTGCTCAGGAGGTGCCAGCTCTTCCTCAGATGGGGGGCTGGGAGGCTCTTCCTGCTGCTCTGGGGCTCGGGTCCCACGGAAAGAGGGCCGGGAGCGTCGCAGCGAGGAGCTGCGAGACAGGAGGACACGGCTCCGGGGGATAGACACGTCCAGGAGAGACCCAGGGAGCGGGGCCTGCAGGGAAGGAGGCACAGAATACCGTGGGGCCGGATTCGAGATTCTGCTCTGCCCAGCCCTGGTCCCTAGCTGGAGCTCTCACCTCGCTCCAGCTGTTGAGGGCATCCCCTCCGGCCCCATGCGGCCTAGGCTTGGCCTCTGCAGGCTCCTGGTTTGTTGACTGGTCCTCCTGGCCCTGGCCATCCTCCAGGCCTTCTGGAACAATGTCCTTGGCTTCTGCTCCCTGGTCTGTAGTCACCTCAGCATCCTCCACATCAAGGGGCCTTCGTGCCTCTCCCTCAGGGTGGTGGTCTCCacgctgcccctccctgccttgccCCTGCTCCTTCATCTGCCATCCCACAGCCTCCTTTTCCAATAGCATCTGCCCTCCTCGGAGGCTCTCAGCCTCCACAGTGGCCACAGCCCTCTCTGCCCTCACCACCTGGGAGCCTGAGGTAAAGCCATCCATCCCACAGCTTCCTTCTGCCACTGCAGGTTCCCTGACCTCAGCCCACTCTCCCCTGGGCTCATCCTCTCTGGCCTCCAAAGCCTCTGCTTGGCCTTCTCTGCCAGTCACCTCCtccgctgagccctccaggcaaaACTCCGGCCCACCTTGGTTTTCTCCTGGTGCAGCCTCTACCAGTTCTtcgcctcccccagcctcctgcctcccttctgAGTCCCAAGCTTCCCCAGCCTCTCTTTTGGGCCCTTCCCCAGCTCCAACAGCCCTTCCATCCAGAGCTGCCATCTCCCTCACTATCTCAGTAGCTAAAGAACTGGCCCCTGGGTCCTCGCTGTCCTGGAGGCTCAGAGCAGTCTCCTCCAGCCTCCAGTCTCCACTGGATGTTGTGTCTGCCCCCCAGGGCACTCTGGCCTCCACCTCCTCATCCTCTGTTTCTCTGGCATCTGACTTTCCCAGTGACTGACCTGTCCCTGCATCTGCCCCGTGCCTTCCACCCAGCTCTTGGCTCTCTGGTGCAGggacctctccctcctctgctccacaCCCTGCTTCCTGGGCTTTCTTCCACTCCCCGATTGCCTCCAGGACACCTGAGAGGGTAGACTCTTGGGCTCCCTTGGCCTCCTCTGGTGCCTGGCCTCCtgaagcctcctcctcctcctcttcagcaCCTGCTTTTTCTTCCTGGGCATCCTCTCTCTCCACACCCATTCTCTGGTTCTCCCAGACTTCTGCCCCAGGGGCACCAGGCTTTACATTTCCCATGTTCCTGGGATCTTCTTCCAggttctcttctgtctctctgctcAAGGCTGAAAGGCCCCAGAGCTCTTCCTCACCCCCCTGTCCTTCCCCAGGCTGCTCTGTCAGGGTCTGGGGGCCTGCCATCAGCTCAGCTTCCTGGCCTGCAGTGACCTCATGCTCAAGGTCACCCGACATCACCCCCTGTGCTTCTGCAACTGTCTGAGCCTCCTCCTCGCTCCTCTCTCCGCTGAACTCCTTCTCAGGACTGCTGGTCTCTGGGGCTGCCTCCAGGTCAGCATCCCCTTCAGCCTCATTTGCCACTTTGTCCTTGGGCGACTCAGCCTCTACTGCCGAGCaaccctctttctcctctctagcCATCTCTGCCTGCGCCACCTCCTCCACACTGGCTGGAACAGTCCCGATCACTGAGGCTTGCCTCCCCTCGGCCTCTATCACTCTCTGATCTGCCTGGACCTCAAAGCCTTCCTCTACCTTCCTCTCTGACCCCTGGCCTTCTGTAGCCTCTCTCCCTGCTGTCTGGTCTTTAAATGCTTCTTCCATGTCCTCAGTTCCCAGGGCCTGGGTCTGTTTGGGGGAAAACCTCATCTCAGCCTCTCTATTCTCATCCAcctcatcctcctcatcctcctcatcctcctggtCTCCCCCGGAAGCCTCCTCGAATGCCCAGGCCTTCCTGGTGCCCTCTGAGATCCTTTCTCCTGAGACTTCCCCATATTCGGTCTTCCTGGCTCCTGAGAGGTCATCTCCCTTCCCAACTGAGGTTGTCCTGGCCTCTCTCCAGCCTAAAGGTATCCCATCCTTCCCCCTACC
This DNA window, taken from Canis lupus familiaris isolate Mischka breed German Shepherd chromosome 6, alternate assembly UU_Cfam_GSD_1.0, whole genome shotgun sequence, encodes the following:
- the APOBR gene encoding apolipoprotein B receptor, whose product is MDFLRLHLPGLHQALRGALDSLSSFVSYLMGDEVPTAERKAARVAEELGEVAAGRPGKTEEKEAQDALEGLGGSQSKEDGGLRGPREAGRCQEGGSATEQTWGWEEGSSHGSQADGQDIGVREAPKAARGQGPSAHLEAREESEAESEAGQDNSSQVQESRGPSEQEVNREETLRTWEQEEEAEEVKEGKPEVAKEAESQWTWHRDPEGEVGADGQKVAGDNRESLEQQVKEAVAEEIQGSATKEAGKEEEVRVVLRGSRSMRAQDTQEPRTESEDRTALGREETRTVSGREEAWTTSGGEGDGTASGREDKEKISVGEEDRIVSGKEEDGTASDREEPRTTSGREGDETVSGGEGDTTISGRGKDETVSGRGGESITSEREEAGIASGREEEDRRALGREEDGTASGREKDDAASDWEEARTTSGGERNERISGGEGNRTITGRGKDETVSGRGEESIASEKEEAKTASGGEEAETASGREEEAETALGRGKDGIPLGWREARTTSVGKGDDLSGARKTEYGEVSGERISEGTRKAWAFEEASGGDQEDEEDEEDEVDENREAEMRFSPKQTQALGTEDMEEAFKDQTAGREATEGQGSERKVEEGFEVQADQRVIEAEGRQASVIGTVPASVEEVAQAEMAREEKEGCSAVEAESPKDKVANEAEGDADLEAAPETSSPEKEFSGERSEEEAQTVAEAQGVMSGDLEHEVTAGQEAELMAGPQTLTEQPGEGQGGEEELWGLSALSRETEENLEEDPRNMGNVKPGAPGAEVWENQRMGVEREDAQEEKAGAEEEEEEASGGQAPEEAKGAQESTLSGVLEAIGEWKKAQEAGCGAEEGEVPAPESQELGGRHGADAGTGQSLGKSDARETEDEEVEARVPWGADTTSSGDWRLEETALSLQDSEDPGASSLATEIVREMAALDGRAVGAGEGPKREAGEAWDSEGRQEAGGGEELVEAAPGENQGGPEFCLEGSAEEVTGREGQAEALEAREDEPRGEWAEVREPAVAEGSCGMDGFTSGSQVVRAERAVATVEAESLRGGQMLLEKEAVGWQMKEQGQGREGQRGDHHPEGEARRPLDVEDAEVTTDQGAEAKDIVPEGLEDGQGQEDQSTNQEPAEAKPRPHGAGGDALNSWSEAPLPGSLLDVSIPRSRVLLSRSSSLRRSRPSFRGTRAPEQQEEPPSPPSEEELAPPEQSLLQPEKPPEPSPPKPEGTPLPTRRPLGRGFGLAHSGMMQELQARLRQPKP